The following coding sequences are from one Streptomyces sp. NBC_01294 window:
- a CDS encoding 8-oxoguanine deaminase, which translates to MAASAAHDSAVERIVIENCAIATVDANDTEYASGHVVVAGNKIESIGAGKAPENLENVVRRIDGTGHLVTPGLVNTHHHFYQWITRGLATDHNLFNWLVALYPTWARIDEQMTYTAAQGSLAAMAKGGVTTAMDHHYVFPKGSGDLSGSIIRAASEMGVRFTLARGSMDRSEKDGGLPPDHAVETLEGALADTEATVKKHHDASFDAMTQVAVAPCSPFSVSTELLKQGAELARRLGVRMHTHGSETVEEEQFCKELFGMGPTDYFESTGWLGEDVWMAHSVHMNDSDIAAFARTKTGVAHCPSSNARLAAGIARVPDMLAAGVPVGLGVDGTASNESGELHTELRNALLINRLNPVHRERALNARQALRLGTYGGAQVLGRADNIGSLEVGKCADLVLWNLSTFLHSSIADPVTALVFGAAAPVTASFVNGKQIVENNRLLFADEDAIAVSTREEAQRLARISAQA; encoded by the coding sequence ATGGCAGCATCGGCAGCCCATGACAGCGCGGTCGAGCGCATCGTCATCGAGAACTGTGCGATTGCGACCGTCGACGCGAACGACACCGAGTACGCCTCGGGTCACGTCGTCGTCGCCGGCAACAAGATCGAGTCGATCGGTGCGGGCAAAGCCCCCGAGAACCTCGAGAACGTCGTCCGCCGCATCGACGGCACCGGGCACCTCGTGACCCCCGGCCTGGTCAACACGCACCACCACTTCTACCAGTGGATCACGCGTGGCCTGGCCACCGACCACAACCTCTTCAACTGGCTGGTCGCGCTGTACCCGACGTGGGCGCGCATCGACGAGCAGATGACGTACACGGCCGCGCAGGGCTCCCTCGCCGCGATGGCCAAGGGCGGCGTCACCACCGCCATGGACCACCACTACGTGTTCCCCAAGGGCTCCGGCGACCTCTCCGGCTCGATCATCCGCGCCGCGTCCGAGATGGGCGTACGGTTCACCCTCGCCCGCGGCTCGATGGACCGCAGCGAGAAGGACGGCGGCCTGCCGCCGGACCACGCCGTCGAGACCCTCGAAGGTGCGCTCGCCGACACCGAGGCGACCGTGAAGAAGCACCACGACGCCTCCTTCGACGCGATGACCCAGGTCGCCGTCGCCCCGTGCTCCCCCTTCTCGGTCTCCACCGAGCTGCTGAAGCAGGGTGCCGAGCTGGCCCGCCGCCTGGGCGTGCGCATGCACACGCACGGCTCCGAGACCGTCGAGGAAGAGCAGTTCTGCAAGGAACTGTTCGGCATGGGCCCGACCGACTACTTCGAGTCGACCGGCTGGCTCGGCGAGGACGTGTGGATGGCGCACAGCGTCCACATGAACGACTCCGACATCGCCGCGTTCGCCCGCACCAAGACCGGTGTCGCGCACTGCCCGTCCTCCAACGCCCGTCTGGCCGCCGGCATCGCCCGCGTCCCGGACATGCTCGCCGCCGGTGTCCCGGTCGGCCTCGGCGTGGACGGCACCGCCTCCAACGAGTCCGGTGAGCTGCACACCGAGCTGCGCAACGCGCTCCTCATCAACCGCCTGAACCCGGTCCACCGCGAGCGCGCCCTCAACGCGCGCCAGGCCCTGCGCCTCGGCACCTACGGCGGCGCCCAGGTCCTCGGCCGCGCCGACAACATCGGCTCGCTCGAGGTCGGCAAGTGCGCCGACCTGGTGCTGTGGAACCTGAGCACCTTCCTGCACTCCTCGATCGCCGACCCGGTCACCGCGCTGGTCTTCGGCGCCGCGGCCCCCGTGACGGCTTCGTTCGTCAACGGCAAGCAGATCGTCGAGAACAACCGACTGCTCTTCGCGGACGAGGACGCCATCGCCGTGTCCACCCGGGAAGAGGCCCAGCGCCTCGCGCGGATCTCCGCGCAGGCCTGA
- a CDS encoding helix-turn-helix domain-containing protein produces the protein MTEPRDHPFVAAVKPLVDAMGGELMDPALAQPDDVVLTWEGQDLLAVRLPQLSDSLDHILAALERRHGVPLSQLDRKSKQDVVRILEARGAFSVRHGVETVAGALGVSRFTVYNYLNRDAGSAKGGGKTSQG, from the coding sequence ATGACCGAGCCCCGCGACCACCCGTTCGTCGCAGCGGTCAAGCCGCTCGTGGACGCCATGGGCGGCGAGCTGATGGATCCGGCCCTGGCGCAGCCCGACGACGTCGTGCTCACCTGGGAGGGCCAGGACCTGCTGGCCGTGCGACTTCCGCAGCTCTCCGACTCGCTGGACCACATCCTGGCGGCCCTGGAGCGCCGGCACGGCGTACCGCTGTCGCAGCTCGACCGGAAGTCCAAGCAGGACGTCGTGCGGATACTGGAGGCGCGAGGCGCCTTCTCCGTCCGGCACGGTGTGGAAACGGTCGCGGGCGCCCTGGGGGTAAGCCGTTTCACGGTCTACAACTACTTGAACAGGGACGCGGGCTCCGCCAAAGGTGGCGGCAAGACCAGCCAAGGGTGA
- the pucL gene encoding factor-independent urate hydroxylase encodes MATILGQNQYGKAENRVVKITRDGDTHHIKDLNVSVALSGDMDDVHYSGSNANVLPTDTTKNTVYAFAKEYGIESAEQFGIHLARWFVNSQEPIQKARIRIEEYSWSRIATSDANSKFIGSDEVNHSFVREGMETRVTQITYDGKNWEVISGLKDLVVMNSTNSEFWGYVKDKYTTLKEAYDRILATQVSARWRFNWSDDEQRMPNWEKSYAETRKHMLQAFAETYSLSLQQTLYQMGSRIINHRSEIDEVRFSLPNKHHFLVDLEPFGLKNDNEVYFAADRPYGLIEATVLRDGVDARIPVDMTNL; translated from the coding sequence ATGGCCACGATTCTGGGCCAGAACCAGTACGGCAAAGCAGAGAACCGCGTCGTCAAGATCACGCGGGACGGCGACACGCACCACATCAAGGACCTGAACGTCTCGGTCGCCCTCTCCGGCGACATGGACGACGTCCACTACTCCGGCTCGAACGCCAACGTCCTGCCGACGGACACCACCAAGAACACGGTGTACGCGTTCGCCAAGGAGTACGGCATCGAGTCCGCCGAGCAGTTCGGCATCCACCTGGCGCGCTGGTTCGTCAACAGCCAGGAGCCGATCCAGAAGGCGCGCATCCGGATCGAGGAGTACTCCTGGTCCCGGATCGCCACCTCGGACGCCAACTCCAAGTTCATCGGCTCCGACGAGGTGAACCACTCCTTCGTCCGTGAGGGCATGGAGACCCGCGTCACCCAGATCACGTACGACGGCAAGAACTGGGAGGTCATCTCCGGCCTCAAGGACCTCGTCGTCATGAACTCCACGAACTCCGAGTTCTGGGGTTACGTGAAGGACAAGTACACGACGCTGAAGGAGGCCTACGACCGCATCCTGGCCACCCAGGTGTCGGCTCGCTGGCGCTTCAACTGGTCGGACGACGAGCAGCGGATGCCCAACTGGGAGAAGTCCTACGCCGAGACCCGCAAGCACATGCTGCAGGCCTTCGCGGAGACCTACTCCCTGTCGCTGCAGCAGACCCTGTACCAGATGGGTTCGCGCATCATCAACCACCGTTCGGAGATCGACGAGGTCCGCTTCTCGCTCCCGAACAAGCACCACTTCCTCGTGGACCTTGAGCCGTTCGGCCTCAAGAACGACAACGAGGTCTACTTCGCCGCGGACCGTCCGTACGGTCTGATCGAGGCCACTGTTCTGCGGGACGGCGTCGACGCCCGTATCCCCGTGGACATGACCAACCTCTGA
- the aceB gene encoding malate synthase A, giving the protein MSAPAPSPLAIVDAEPLPRQDEVLTEAALAFVAELHRRFAPRRAELLARRGERRAEIARTSTLDFLPDTAQVREGDWKVAPAPAALNDRRVEITGPTDRKMTINALNSGAKVWLADFEDASAPTWENVVLGQLNLIDAYERRIDFTDARTGKAYALKPAEELATVVMRPRGWHLEERHLQFEGGPASGSLVDFGLYFFHNAKRLIDLGKGPYFYLPKTESHLEARLWNEIFVFSQDYVGIPQGTVRATVLIETITAAYEMEEILYELRDHAAGLNAGRWDYLFSIVKNFRDGGEKFVLPDRNAVTMTAPFMRAYTELLVRTCHKRGAHAIGGMAAFIPSRKDAEVNKVAFEKVKADKDREAGDGFDGSWVAHPDLVPIAMASFDAVLGEKPNQKDRLREDVHVAPGELIAIDSLDAKPTYEGLRNAVQVGIRYIEAWLRGLGAVGIFGLMEDAATAEISRSQIWQWINAGVVFENGETATADLTRTIAADELAAIRAEVGEEAFAAGKWQQAHDLLLQVSLDADYADFLTLPAYDQLVG; this is encoded by the coding sequence ATGTCCGCACCAGCGCCGTCCCCGCTGGCCATCGTCGACGCCGAGCCCCTGCCCCGGCAGGACGAAGTCCTCACCGAAGCGGCCCTCGCCTTCGTGGCCGAGCTCCACCGGCGGTTCGCCCCCCGCCGCGCCGAGCTCCTCGCCCGCCGCGGCGAGCGCCGCGCGGAGATCGCCCGGACCTCCACCCTCGACTTCCTCCCGGACACCGCACAGGTCCGCGAGGGCGACTGGAAGGTGGCGCCGGCCCCGGCCGCGCTGAACGACCGTCGTGTGGAGATCACCGGTCCGACGGACCGCAAGATGACCATCAACGCCCTGAACTCGGGCGCCAAGGTCTGGCTCGCCGACTTCGAGGACGCCTCGGCTCCCACCTGGGAGAACGTCGTCCTCGGCCAGCTCAACCTCATCGACGCCTACGAGCGCCGCATCGACTTCACCGACGCGCGCACCGGCAAGGCCTACGCCCTCAAGCCCGCCGAGGAGCTGGCGACCGTCGTCATGCGGCCGCGCGGCTGGCACCTGGAGGAGCGCCACCTGCAGTTCGAGGGCGGCCCGGCCTCCGGCTCGCTCGTGGACTTCGGCCTGTACTTCTTCCACAACGCGAAGCGCCTGATCGACCTCGGCAAGGGCCCGTACTTCTACCTGCCGAAGACGGAATCGCACCTGGAGGCGCGCCTCTGGAACGAGATCTTCGTCTTCTCCCAGGACTACGTCGGCATCCCGCAGGGCACCGTCCGCGCGACCGTCCTGATCGAGACGATCACCGCCGCGTACGAGATGGAGGAGATCCTCTACGAGCTGCGCGACCACGCGGCCGGCCTGAACGCGGGCCGCTGGGACTACCTCTTCTCCATCGTGAAGAACTTCCGCGACGGCGGCGAGAAGTTCGTCCTGCCGGACCGCAACGCGGTGACGATGACCGCCCCGTTCATGCGGGCGTACACCGAACTGCTGGTCCGCACCTGCCACAAGCGCGGCGCGCACGCCATCGGCGGCATGGCGGCCTTCATCCCGTCCCGCAAGGACGCCGAGGTCAACAAGGTCGCCTTCGAGAAGGTCAAGGCCGACAAGGACCGCGAGGCGGGCGACGGCTTCGACGGCTCCTGGGTCGCCCACCCCGACCTGGTCCCGATCGCGATGGCCTCCTTCGACGCCGTCCTCGGCGAGAAGCCCAACCAGAAGGACCGCCTCCGCGAGGACGTCCACGTGGCCCCGGGCGAGCTCATCGCCATCGACTCGCTGGACGCGAAGCCCACGTACGAGGGCCTGCGCAACGCGGTCCAGGTCGGCATCCGCTACATCGAGGCCTGGCTGCGCGGCCTCGGCGCCGTCGGCATCTTCGGCCTGATGGAGGACGCCGCCACCGCCGAGATCTCCCGCTCGCAGATCTGGCAGTGGATCAACGCCGGCGTCGTGTTCGAGAACGGTGAGACGGCCACGGCCGACCTGACCCGCACGATCGCGGCCGACGAACTGGCCGCCATCCGCGCCGAGGTCGGCGAGGAGGCCTTCGCGGCCGGCAAGTGGCAGCAGGCCCACGACCTCCTCCTCCAGGTCTCCCTGGACGCGGACTACGCGGACTTCCTCACGCTCCCCGCGTACGACCAGCTGGTCGGCTGA
- a CDS encoding VOC family protein, with protein sequence MFADTKAFSGFSVDDLGKAKEFYGGTLGLRVSEDEDMGLLSLHLAGDTTVMVYQKDDHEPASFTILNFPVDDVDRAVDELTTRGVRFERYDGFGMDAKGIVRPEGNEPTIAWFKDPAGNVLSVLDGSP encoded by the coding sequence ATGTTCGCAGACACCAAGGCATTCAGCGGATTCTCGGTCGACGACCTCGGCAAGGCCAAGGAGTTCTACGGAGGCACCCTCGGCCTGCGCGTCTCGGAGGACGAGGACATGGGCCTGCTGTCGCTGCACCTGGCGGGCGACACCACGGTCATGGTCTACCAGAAGGACGACCACGAGCCGGCGAGCTTCACGATCCTCAACTTCCCCGTCGACGACGTCGACCGGGCCGTCGACGAGCTCACCACCCGTGGCGTCCGGTTCGAGCGCTACGACGGGTTCGGCATGGACGCCAAGGGAATCGTCCGGCCGGAGGGGAACGAGCCGACCATCGCCTGGTTCAAGGACCCGGCGGGCAACGTCCTGTCCGTGCTGGACGGATCTCCCTAG
- a CDS encoding nucleobase:cation symporter-2 family protein has translation MAQSPRFRKDAVAVPQVSGEKHPVDETLPPLKMFTSGLQHVAAMYAGVVAPPMIVGPAVGLSATETAFLMGASLFTAGLATLLQTLGFWKIGAKLPFVNGVSFAGVTPMIAIGKGEGDDAIPVIFGAIIVAGVIGFFAAPYFGKLVRFFPPVVTGTVITLIGVSLLPVAFNWSQGGNSTAGDYGSMKNIGMAALTLVIVLLMRKFLRGFLQQISILLGLVAGTLIALPLGMTSFEAVRNASVVGFPTPFHFGAPQFQVAAIISMCIVMLVCMTESTADILALGKIVGRPADAKTIEGGLRADTLGSAISPLFNGFMCSAFAQNIGLVAMTKVRSRFVVAAGGGILILLGLCPMAASVIGVVPLPVLGGAGIVLFGSVAASGIQTLAGAAMEKGENALIVAASVGIGLIPIAAPQFYHAFPKDLLVVLDSGISTGCVVAILLNLAFNHLGARKGAASGAAADPVPVH, from the coding sequence GTGGCCCAGTCGCCCAGGTTTCGCAAAGACGCAGTCGCAGTACCGCAGGTCTCCGGGGAGAAACACCCGGTCGACGAGACCCTGCCCCCGCTGAAGATGTTCACCAGCGGTCTCCAGCACGTGGCCGCCATGTACGCGGGTGTCGTGGCCCCGCCCATGATCGTCGGCCCTGCCGTCGGCCTCTCCGCCACCGAGACCGCGTTCCTGATGGGCGCCTCGCTCTTCACCGCCGGCCTCGCCACCCTCCTCCAGACCCTCGGGTTCTGGAAGATCGGCGCCAAACTCCCCTTCGTCAACGGCGTCTCCTTCGCCGGTGTGACCCCGATGATCGCGATCGGCAAGGGGGAGGGGGACGACGCGATACCGGTCATCTTCGGCGCGATCATCGTCGCCGGAGTCATCGGCTTCTTCGCCGCCCCCTACTTCGGCAAGCTCGTCCGCTTCTTCCCACCGGTAGTGACCGGAACGGTCATCACCCTGATCGGCGTCTCGCTCCTGCCGGTGGCCTTCAACTGGTCGCAGGGCGGGAACAGCACCGCCGGCGACTACGGCTCGATGAAGAACATCGGGATGGCCGCCCTCACCCTCGTCATCGTGCTGCTGATGCGCAAGTTCCTGCGCGGCTTCCTCCAGCAGATATCCATCCTGCTCGGCCTGGTCGCGGGCACGCTCATCGCCCTCCCGCTGGGCATGACGAGCTTCGAGGCCGTCCGCAACGCCTCCGTCGTCGGCTTCCCGACGCCGTTCCACTTCGGCGCCCCGCAGTTCCAGGTCGCCGCCATCATCTCGATGTGCATCGTCATGCTCGTCTGCATGACCGAGTCCACCGCCGACATCCTGGCCCTGGGCAAGATCGTCGGCCGTCCGGCGGACGCGAAGACCATCGAGGGCGGCCTGCGCGCCGACACCCTCGGCAGCGCGATCAGCCCGCTGTTCAACGGCTTCATGTGCAGCGCCTTCGCCCAGAACATCGGGCTCGTCGCCATGACCAAGGTGCGCAGCCGGTTCGTGGTCGCCGCGGGCGGCGGCATCCTGATCCTGCTCGGCCTGTGCCCGATGGCGGCCTCCGTCATCGGCGTCGTCCCGCTGCCGGTCCTCGGCGGCGCCGGCATCGTCCTCTTCGGATCGGTCGCGGCCAGCGGCATCCAGACCCTGGCAGGCGCGGCCATGGAGAAGGGCGAGAACGCCCTGATCGTCGCCGCCTCCGTGGGCATCGGCCTGATCCCGATCGCCGCGCCGCAGTTCTACCACGCCTTCCCGAAGGACCTCCTCGTCGTCCTCGACTCCGGCATCAGCACCGGCTGCGTCGTGGCCATCCTGCTGAACCTGGCCTTCAACCACCTCGGCGCCAGGAAGGGCGCGGCCTCGGGGGCCGCGGCGGACCCGGTGCCGGTGCACTGA
- the uraD gene encoding 2-oxo-4-hydroxy-4-carboxy-5-ureidoimidazoline decarboxylase, whose protein sequence is MTSSPTPGLTRFNALDDSAATAELHEVCASSAWGSKLLAQRPFATAESLFAANEAAMAELTAEDLGEAMGGHAPIGRPKPGDPTSAREQRGMAGASEELKNELLELNLAYQEKFGHVFLICATGATGAFMRDAVKVRIDNSPEQEREIARGELVKINKIRLTRLVELVGGE, encoded by the coding sequence GTGACTTCGAGTCCGACCCCGGGTCTCACCCGGTTCAACGCCTTGGACGACAGCGCGGCCACGGCCGAGCTGCACGAGGTGTGCGCCAGCTCGGCGTGGGGGAGCAAGCTGCTCGCCCAGCGCCCCTTCGCCACCGCTGAATCCCTGTTCGCCGCCAACGAGGCCGCCATGGCGGAGCTCACCGCGGAGGACCTGGGCGAAGCGATGGGAGGCCACGCGCCGATCGGCCGGCCGAAGCCGGGAGACCCGACCTCCGCCCGCGAGCAGCGTGGCATGGCCGGTGCCTCGGAGGAGCTCAAGAACGAGCTCCTCGAACTGAACCTGGCCTACCAGGAGAAGTTCGGCCACGTCTTCCTCATCTGCGCCACCGGTGCGACCGGTGCGTTCATGCGGGACGCGGTCAAGGTCCGGATCGACAACTCGCCGGAACAGGAGCGGGAAATCGCCCGCGGCGAGCTCGTCAAGATCAACAAGATCCGCCTGACCCGCCTCGTCGAACTCGTAGGAGGAGAGTGA
- a CDS encoding GDSL-type esterase/lipase family protein codes for MVLPLAVTALVAGGAGTSAASPGSGPTAVVSMGDSYISGEAGRWKGNTLTNTGSRNGTDRGWVSGSTYDPGKVYGTTAGGCHRSDSAEVRSAGPIADVAVNLACSGAVSDNVFRASNGGVAFKGEAPQADQLAAVAASHDVKVIALSIGGNDLGFADIIKSCAYDFIIWNSYCHDDQQYSVDQKIDAVMGKVGKSVDEVRAVMRAAGYADSSYRIVLQSYPSPIPRGAENRYTQSDWSRLNTGGCPFWNRDSDWARDSLVPQIAGRIKAVAAAKGVQFLDLRDMLQGREVCAKASKQVSSTVPASAKTSEWARWIDNNESQGLIQESMHPNYYGQLAAGRCLSLVVAQPAASGFSCKNTAGGDHTGMFLTPAS; via the coding sequence ATGGTTCTGCCGCTCGCCGTCACCGCCCTGGTGGCCGGCGGCGCCGGGACCTCCGCGGCCAGCCCCGGAAGCGGACCCACCGCCGTGGTGTCCATGGGCGACAGCTACATCTCCGGCGAGGCCGGACGCTGGAAGGGCAACACCCTGACCAACACCGGGAGCCGCAACGGCACCGACCGGGGCTGGGTCAGCGGCAGTACCTACGACCCCGGCAAGGTCTACGGGACCACGGCCGGCGGATGTCACCGCTCCGACTCCGCCGAGGTGCGCAGCGCCGGACCGATCGCCGACGTCGCCGTGAACCTGGCCTGCTCGGGGGCGGTCTCGGACAACGTGTTCCGCGCCTCCAACGGCGGCGTCGCCTTCAAGGGCGAGGCCCCGCAGGCCGATCAGCTCGCCGCGGTGGCCGCGAGCCACGACGTCAAGGTCATCGCCCTGTCCATCGGCGGGAACGACCTGGGCTTCGCCGACATCATCAAGAGCTGCGCGTACGACTTCATCATCTGGAACTCCTACTGCCACGACGACCAGCAGTACTCCGTCGACCAGAAGATCGACGCGGTCATGGGCAAGGTCGGGAAGTCCGTGGACGAGGTACGGGCCGTGATGCGCGCGGCCGGGTACGCCGACTCCTCGTACCGGATCGTGCTGCAGTCCTACCCGTCGCCGATCCCGCGCGGCGCCGAGAACCGGTACACGCAGAGCGACTGGAGCCGGCTCAACACGGGCGGCTGCCCCTTCTGGAACCGGGACTCGGACTGGGCGCGGGACTCGCTCGTGCCGCAGATCGCGGGCCGCATCAAGGCAGTCGCCGCGGCCAAGGGAGTGCAGTTCCTGGACCTGCGGGACATGCTGCAGGGCCGCGAGGTGTGCGCCAAGGCGAGCAAGCAGGTGAGCTCCACCGTCCCGGCGTCGGCGAAGACGAGCGAGTGGGCGCGCTGGATCGACAACAACGAGTCGCAGGGCCTCATCCAGGAATCCATGCACCCGAACTACTACGGCCAGCTGGCCGCCGGGCGCTGCCTCTCCCTGGTCGTCGCGCAGCCCGCGGCCTCGGGCTTCAGCTGCAAGAACACCGCGGGCGGGGACCACACCGGGATGTTCCTGACCCCGGCCTCGTAG
- the uraH gene encoding hydroxyisourate hydrolase produces the protein MSTETTASVSTHILDTSIGKPAEGVAISLSARTGLDGEWAALGGSATDADGRCKDLPALPEGTTHVRLDFETETYFSKKQAEAQQDAPRVRDSGAFFPEVTITFAVNPGEHYHVPLLLNPFGYSVYRGS, from the coding sequence ATGAGCACTGAGACCACCGCGTCGGTGTCCACGCACATCCTGGACACCAGCATCGGCAAGCCCGCAGAGGGCGTCGCCATCTCCCTGTCGGCCCGTACGGGTCTCGACGGCGAGTGGGCGGCCCTGGGCGGTTCCGCCACCGATGCGGACGGGCGCTGCAAGGACCTGCCGGCGCTGCCGGAGGGCACCACCCACGTGCGTCTCGACTTCGAGACCGAGACGTACTTCTCCAAGAAGCAAGCCGAGGCGCAGCAGGACGCCCCCCGCGTAAGGGACAGCGGTGCGTTCTTCCCCGAGGTCACCATCACCTTCGCGGTGAACCCGGGCGAGCATTACCACGTACCGCTGCTGCTCAACCCGTTCGGCTACTCCGTTTACCGAGGGAGCTAG
- a CDS encoding MTH938/NDUFAF3 family protein has product MAARTARPSLYISVDIEADGPIPGPYSMISFGAAVAGRQDGPTYTAADPQERTFYRELRPISDAYVPEALAVSGLDRDRLVREGADPAVAMAEFRTWVREVSAGAQPVMCGYPASFDWTFLYWYLIRFGGDSPFGHSGCLDMKTLYATKARVPLRAAVKGRMPRALLSRRRHTHHALDDAIEQADLMSNLMLWQPPVPDPAAERSPRITHLAWGRIEAEGLAPGKDFRLYPGGGRPWDWSEHGTRHEPGIQPQEVREFLDLGVTAVVLSQGMDKRLGIVPQTLEVLRAAGVEVHVAETTAAVEVYNRLAATERVAGLFHSTC; this is encoded by the coding sequence ATGGCAGCCCGCACCGCACGTCCCAGTCTCTACATCTCCGTCGACATCGAGGCCGACGGACCCATTCCCGGCCCGTATTCGATGATCAGCTTCGGGGCCGCGGTCGCCGGCCGCCAGGACGGCCCCACGTACACGGCCGCCGATCCGCAGGAGCGGACCTTCTACCGGGAGCTGCGGCCGATCAGCGACGCGTACGTTCCCGAGGCGCTCGCCGTCAGCGGGCTCGACCGCGACCGGCTGGTGCGGGAGGGCGCCGATCCGGCGGTCGCCATGGCCGAGTTCCGCACCTGGGTGCGGGAGGTCTCCGCGGGGGCGCAGCCGGTGATGTGCGGCTACCCGGCCTCCTTCGACTGGACCTTCCTCTACTGGTACCTGATCCGCTTCGGCGGGGACAGCCCCTTCGGCCACTCGGGCTGCCTGGACATGAAGACCCTCTACGCGACGAAGGCGCGGGTGCCGCTGCGGGCCGCGGTCAAGGGCCGGATGCCCCGCGCACTGCTCTCCCGGCGCCGGCACACGCACCACGCCCTCGACGACGCGATCGAACAGGCCGACCTGATGAGCAACCTGATGCTGTGGCAGCCCCCGGTGCCGGACCCGGCCGCCGAGCGCTCCCCGCGGATCACGCACCTCGCGTGGGGCCGGATCGAGGCCGAAGGGCTGGCCCCCGGCAAGGACTTCAGGCTGTACCCGGGCGGCGGCCGCCCCTGGGACTGGTCCGAGCACGGCACGCGGCACGAGCCCGGCATCCAGCCGCAGGAGGTGCGCGAGTTCCTCGACCTGGGGGTGACCGCGGTGGTGCTCAGCCAGGGCATGGACAAGCGCCTCGGGATCGTCCCGCAGACGCTGGAGGTGCTCCGGGCGGCCGGGGTCGAGGTACACGTGGCGGAGACGACCGCGGCCGTGGAGGTCTACAACCGGCTGGCCGCCACCGAGCGGGTCGCCGGCCTCTTCCACTCGACCTGCTGA
- a CDS encoding thiamine-binding protein yields MRLRVEFTTEPFDLEEAPAHAVAAREVIQKAQLDAVDVGPFGNTAEGEADRVLAAVGALLRDSLEAGATRVSLQVNVIGEDTP; encoded by the coding sequence GTGCGATTGAGAGTGGAGTTCACGACCGAGCCCTTCGACCTCGAAGAGGCTCCTGCCCATGCCGTGGCCGCCCGCGAGGTCATCCAGAAGGCCCAGCTGGACGCGGTGGACGTCGGCCCGTTCGGCAACACCGCAGAAGGCGAGGCCGACCGGGTGCTGGCCGCGGTGGGCGCCCTGCTGCGCGACTCCCTGGAGGCCGGAGCCACGCGCGTCTCGCTCCAGGTCAACGTGATCGGGGAGGACACCCCATGA
- a CDS encoding TIM barrel protein: MGYTDQRFDVNLSILFTELPLLERPAAAAAAGFTAVELWWPWIETPTPAQEELDALKQALEDAGTQLVGLNFYAGRLPGPDRGAVSVPGEESERFNANINVAADFAASVGCKALNALYGNRVEGVDPAVQDELALKNLVVAARAADRVGAILLIETLNKPESPLYPLVSAPAGIEVVDKVNEATGLGNAKFLLDLYHLAMNDEDLSEVIEKYAAKTGHVQIADKPGRGAPGTGELPLEELLDQLKKAGYEGYVGLEYKAADAAASFAWLPAEARAAK; encoded by the coding sequence ATGGGATACACGGACCAGCGCTTCGATGTAAACCTTTCGATCCTCTTCACGGAACTCCCGCTCCTGGAGCGTCCCGCGGCTGCCGCCGCGGCGGGCTTCACGGCGGTCGAGCTGTGGTGGCCCTGGATCGAGACCCCCACCCCCGCACAGGAGGAGCTCGACGCCCTCAAGCAGGCCCTTGAGGACGCCGGCACCCAGCTGGTGGGCCTGAACTTCTACGCCGGCCGGCTGCCGGGGCCGGACCGCGGTGCGGTCTCGGTTCCCGGTGAGGAGTCGGAGCGCTTCAACGCCAACATCAACGTGGCCGCCGACTTCGCGGCCTCGGTCGGCTGCAAGGCGCTGAACGCCCTCTACGGCAACCGCGTCGAAGGCGTGGACCCGGCCGTTCAGGACGAGCTGGCGCTGAAGAACCTGGTCGTGGCGGCCCGGGCCGCGGACCGCGTCGGCGCGATCCTCCTGATCGAGACCCTCAACAAGCCCGAGTCGCCGCTCTACCCGCTGGTGAGCGCCCCGGCCGGCATCGAGGTAGTGGACAAGGTGAACGAGGCCACCGGCCTCGGCAACGCCAAGTTCCTGCTCGACCTGTACCACCTGGCGATGAACGATGAGGACCTCTCCGAGGTCATCGAAAAGTACGCCGCCAAGACCGGGCACGTCCAGATCGCGGACAAGCCCGGACGAGGTGCCCCCGGCACCGGCGAGCTGCCCCTCGAGGAGCTGCTCGACCAGCTGAAGAAGGCCGGATACGAGGGCTACGTAGGCCTGGAGTACAAGGCCGCCGACGCTGCCGCGTCCTTCGCATGGCTGCCGGCCGAGGCCCGCGCCGCGAAGTAG